The Planifilum fimeticola genome contains a region encoding:
- a CDS encoding helix-turn-helix transcriptional regulator, producing the protein MSKIHRAHVQHRERLFSMLAEMLLDSRQHRIRDAAERYGVSQEKIRRDIKYLEEKLNLPNQREYIIRGHGYYQGNFARAVANLSPEVRLYLFLALRQLQPLLKGEGERAFQELLEHTYSVLREEDVRRLKEWSGFYFVSEYGFPRNRTHFYRALQDVFEAIRYDQILQFEYRGQRRYFDPYGVYYAKHLFYLIGKLVKWPDGPDLPLIHLRLDRIRDISRMPRPSSLGRRKKEDIWEYKRNHAEKYINQMLEAEHSKVKQDYVIRIYDPKVFERIREKQWHPYQQIREIHEKGAVGEIVFPKITSWLEIKKWVLGWGSAVELVKPAEKRKELRNEIQAMFYNRYQS; encoded by the coding sequence ATGTCAAAGATACACCGGGCCCATGTTCAGCACCGTGAACGGTTGTTTTCGATGTTGGCCGAAATGTTGCTGGATTCCCGACAACATCGGATCAGGGATGCGGCGGAAAGGTACGGTGTTTCCCAGGAGAAAATACGCAGAGATATCAAATATCTCGAAGAAAAGCTTAACCTGCCTAATCAGAGAGAATATATCATCCGGGGACATGGTTATTATCAGGGCAATTTTGCCCGGGCGGTGGCGAATTTGTCGCCGGAGGTGCGGCTGTATCTGTTTCTCGCTCTGCGGCAGTTGCAACCCTTGTTGAAGGGGGAAGGAGAGCGGGCGTTTCAGGAGTTGCTGGAGCATACCTATTCCGTGTTGCGGGAGGAGGATGTGCGGCGCCTGAAGGAATGGTCCGGTTTTTATTTTGTGAGCGAGTATGGCTTCCCGAGGAACCGCACCCATTTTTATCGTGCTCTGCAGGATGTGTTTGAGGCGATCCGGTACGATCAAATTCTGCAATTTGAGTATAGGGGGCAGCGCAGATATTTCGACCCTTACGGTGTCTATTATGCGAAACATCTGTTTTATCTGATCGGGAAATTAGTGAAATGGCCGGATGGTCCGGATCTGCCGCTGATTCACCTCCGGTTGGATCGGATTCGCGATATTTCGCGCATGCCTCGTCCATCTTCTTTGGGAAGAAGAAAGAAGGAAGATATCTGGGAATACAAACGAAATCACGCCGAAAAATATATCAACCAGATGCTGGAGGCGGAACACAGTAAGGTCAAGCAGGATTATGTGATCCGGATCTATGACCCGAAGGTCTTTGAGCGGATTCGGGAAAAGCAGTGGCATCCATACCAGCAGATTCGGGAAATCCATGAGAAGGGGGCCGTGGGGGAAATTGTATTTCCCAAGATAACCAGTTGGTTGGAGATCAAGAAATGGGTGTTGGGATGGGGAAGCGCTGTCGAATTAGTGAAACCGGCGGAGAAACGAAAGGAATTGCGGAATGAGATTCAAGCGATGTTTTATAACCGGTACCAAAGCTGA
- the cas7d gene encoding type I-D CRISPR-associated protein Cas7/Csc2 — MSNTISWQESPVKKRLEAHLPGEIPILPMRRYVSVVILREFDSTAVLTTEGQTLDVEMVRSGRKYSEPISRVLLQKRKQIAPERRAGRAFNRDRGLGKKCVFLNGMCGKCPDCLIYGFAATSGEGAHRSRVLTDSGFAIRPYEAMQRSITLNAIDDSTKGGVSGSAFAEREHIRPQVFFPTIETAVDVTPAEFLYVLRNILTTTRYGAESNRQGFVNNHVVALLFGHGELISNLSLTQGVYDRLREKGGERFHEFPLERSEVEKAVMDVLEEEAKRSYLPVDVCAGEELAAFLAGVRDLWRNEEANAEWLQELESDQQAYLAKLK, encoded by the coding sequence ATGAGCAATACGATCAGTTGGCAGGAATCCCCGGTGAAAAAACGCTTGGAAGCGCATCTTCCTGGTGAAATTCCGATTCTTCCGATGCGACGGTACGTATCTGTTGTGATCCTGAGGGAGTTCGACTCGACGGCGGTGTTGACGACCGAAGGGCAGACTCTGGATGTGGAGATGGTGCGGAGCGGCAGGAAATATTCGGAGCCGATCTCCCGGGTGCTTCTGCAAAAGCGCAAACAAATCGCACCGGAGCGGCGGGCCGGCCGGGCTTTCAACCGGGACCGTGGACTTGGGAAAAAATGCGTTTTCTTGAATGGTATGTGCGGCAAGTGCCCCGATTGCCTGATTTACGGGTTTGCGGCCACCAGCGGAGAAGGCGCCCATCGCTCCCGGGTATTGACAGACTCCGGCTTTGCGATTCGTCCATATGAGGCCATGCAACGCTCGATCACCCTCAACGCCATCGACGACAGCACCAAAGGAGGCGTTTCCGGCAGCGCCTTCGCCGAGCGGGAACACATCCGGCCCCAGGTCTTTTTCCCCACCATCGAAACGGCGGTGGATGTGACACCGGCCGAATTTTTGTACGTGTTGCGCAACATCCTGACCACGACCCGTTACGGTGCCGAAAGCAACCGGCAGGGTTTTGTCAACAATCATGTGGTGGCCCTGCTGTTCGGACACGGCGAACTGATTTCCAATCTGTCCTTGACCCAGGGGGTGTACGACCGGTTGCGGGAAAAAGGGGGGGAACGGTTCCATGAGTTCCCGCTGGAGAGGTCCGAAGTGGAAAAGGCGGTGATGGATGTACTGGAGGAGGAGGCGAAACGCTCGTATCTTCCCGTTGATGTGTGTGCCGGGGAGGAGTTGGCGGCGTTTCTCGCCGGAGTCCGTGATCTGTGGCGCAATGAGGAGGCGAATGCGGAGTGGCTGCAAGAGCTGGAAAGCGATCAACAGGCGTATCTCGCGAAATTAAAGTGA
- the cas5d gene encoding type I-D CRISPR-associated protein Cas5/Csc1 produces MKRFAYRIRIELEDYLFFASMEKGKVAETAPLIHNYALAYALSWAISPYYQEKQAPGYEKQLKPLNEEGVYIFPASPLEVTHRLMQYNTTSEPLWMMRPQSLGYPNWGFIKCLRPGSRFETYALSHNPLSFPPRIRLGKWMSQARLEVEEVALERGTGKSSPIMVNVQDLPRLPATFTSMYNLLPTRLVKEAEWGEAVEGYRIKKMEGQQVEEEFLPESAFWWR; encoded by the coding sequence GTGAAACGGTTTGCGTACCGGATCCGGATTGAGTTAGAGGATTATCTGTTCTTTGCCAGCATGGAGAAGGGGAAGGTCGCCGAGACCGCTCCCCTTATCCACAATTACGCCTTGGCCTATGCCTTGTCCTGGGCGATTTCCCCTTACTATCAGGAAAAGCAAGCGCCGGGATATGAGAAGCAACTTAAGCCGCTAAATGAGGAAGGGGTCTATATTTTTCCCGCATCTCCACTGGAAGTGACGCACCGGCTCATGCAGTACAATACGACGTCGGAGCCCCTTTGGATGATGCGTCCGCAGAGCCTGGGTTATCCCAACTGGGGATTTATCAAATGCCTGCGGCCGGGTTCCCGTTTTGAAACCTACGCCTTGAGCCACAATCCCCTTTCGTTTCCCCCGCGCATCCGGCTCGGGAAATGGATGAGCCAGGCACGGCTGGAGGTGGAGGAAGTCGCATTGGAGCGGGGAACGGGAAAAAGCTCCCCGATCATGGTCAATGTGCAGGATTTGCCGCGGCTTCCCGCCACCTTCACCTCCATGTACAATCTTTTGCCCACCCGATTGGTGAAGGAAGCGGAATGGGGAGAAGCGGTGGAGGGATACCGGATTAAAAAGATGGAGGGGCAGCAGGTAGAGGAAGAGTTTTTGCCGGAATCCGCTTTCTGGTGGAGGTGA
- the cas6 gene encoding CRISPR system precrRNA processing endoribonuclease RAMP protein Cas6, giving the protein MHRLCLKVDFPAPFRGNPVGVLSRRFHAFVLKSLQQESPQLSQEVHDRKERQVFSTHLLLNRGEIRINTPDREIASCLQRYFLQEAEVNLLDWRGTVRELHCQTFDLSRIDERFSANLTLYFLTPTTFYQRKNYYPLPELKRLFSSAAKVSEIVTGQRIDWDSLEPLIYPVRIEDLNVRTERVSFGEFNVIGFKGKMAISLKALPEESQRMMWRLLAYGSLMGFGYKTAWGLGQTLLDPLDDARAFFRTPVASAKTREVFGNAQTRMK; this is encoded by the coding sequence ATGCACCGGTTATGCTTGAAAGTGGACTTCCCCGCGCCCTTTCGGGGAAATCCGGTCGGCGTGTTGTCCCGGCGGTTTCATGCCTTTGTGTTGAAATCTCTGCAGCAGGAATCCCCCCAATTGTCCCAAGAAGTCCATGATCGAAAGGAAAGACAGGTTTTTTCCACCCATTTACTGCTTAACAGGGGGGAAATCCGGATTAACACACCGGATCGGGAGATCGCCTCATGCCTTCAGCGGTATTTTTTGCAGGAGGCGGAGGTCAATTTATTGGATTGGCGGGGGACCGTGAGGGAACTGCACTGCCAAACCTTCGATTTGTCACGGATTGACGAGCGGTTTTCGGCCAATCTCACCTTGTATTTTTTGACTCCGACTACTTTCTATCAGAGGAAAAACTACTATCCGTTGCCGGAGCTAAAGCGCCTCTTTTCCAGTGCCGCCAAGGTCAGTGAGATTGTCACTGGACAGCGAATCGATTGGGATTCGCTTGAACCATTGATTTATCCCGTCCGGATCGAAGATCTCAACGTGAGGACGGAGCGGGTTTCTTTTGGAGAATTCAACGTTATCGGCTTCAAGGGGAAAATGGCCATAAGCCTGAAGGCCTTGCCGGAGGAGTCGCAGCGCATGATGTGGCGGCTGCTTGCTTACGGATCCCTGATGGGATTTGGATACAAAACGGCCTGGGGGTTGGGGCAAACCCTCCTCGATCCCCTGGATGATGCCCGCGCTTTTTTCCGAACACCGGTAGCTTCGGCAAAAACCCGGGAGGTGTTCGGAAACGCGCAAACCCGCATGAAATAA
- the cas3 gene encoding type I-D CRISPR-associated helicase Cas3': protein MIRLLEERGKTYDLPFVGNLRPYAHQAVQLKLVERAFRENRQVVLWNRARTGGGKTLANYGYLTRDARVRALGVYPVNELVKDQFQSLQTGLPLGIWDEISLWTAEELRKSRLPGETKLEQLQRLSTQYHRAILTNPDHLVLVAQERLYSPRKEGYDSRLGKAVEVFYRLGEYVLQAFDEFHLYNIAQVNVLAQWIALMAASFPEKGMVFLLSSATPRPEVLRLIEGTGLPIWNVQEETRRWLEEEKPSVHGERIFLEPAHLHVVSAYLPAWNTSERILTNWDDIEAYLSEWPKAKGLIILDSIHEAQQLAAALREKGYDVGEVHGLSDRSRSREALAKPITVATATVEVGVDFQGEIRKDFLVFEARNAGSFMQRLGRIGRGSRSNPEPPLHVWAYVPGHVANQIQDRGDTEMTRAELEEIVTAAYRYYQDFSPYIEKVGGMNLVHGYHLQKKHHVDREQSPALKQIQILAERMYGLGFEEQNRRYREWKREKLLEPVLSFRGQNNLEFQLYGWDEEEAETFYPDLWFWDETAPDFPLKRYDCHFVLRRRRVRFVDQEAMKRRVKEHLSGPEREEYLEALSRDRVLGYAVAMGVRDKPAKLVWRLPVKAGRCAEQLVRLDRLRLESDDSGLNEQLNLLFQSMGRTSWIVYIIKRSVGELTDLLRLPPMFRLYPAKSRQGADWSIAFNSEAFQLWSVWENVRSEVL, encoded by the coding sequence ATGATCCGCCTGTTGGAGGAGAGGGGGAAAACCTACGATCTGCCCTTTGTCGGGAATCTTCGCCCCTACGCCCATCAAGCGGTGCAACTCAAATTGGTGGAGCGGGCGTTCCGGGAAAACCGCCAGGTGGTCCTTTGGAACCGGGCGCGGACCGGGGGAGGAAAAACCTTGGCCAATTACGGCTACCTGACCCGGGATGCCCGGGTGCGGGCCCTGGGGGTGTATCCGGTGAACGAGCTGGTGAAGGATCAGTTTCAATCTCTCCAAACGGGACTACCTCTGGGAATCTGGGATGAGATTTCCCTGTGGACAGCGGAAGAATTGCGAAAAAGCCGCTTGCCAGGAGAAACCAAGCTGGAACAGTTGCAACGGTTGTCCACCCAATATCACCGGGCAATTTTGACCAATCCGGATCACCTGGTGCTGGTGGCCCAGGAGCGCCTGTACTCTCCCCGGAAAGAAGGATATGATTCCCGCCTGGGAAAGGCGGTAGAGGTTTTTTACCGCCTCGGCGAATACGTGTTGCAGGCCTTTGATGAATTTCATCTCTACAATATCGCCCAGGTAAATGTGCTCGCCCAATGGATCGCCCTCATGGCGGCCTCCTTTCCGGAAAAGGGCATGGTTTTCCTCTTGTCGTCGGCGACGCCTCGACCGGAAGTGCTCCGCTTGATCGAAGGAACCGGCCTGCCGATTTGGAATGTGCAGGAGGAAACCCGACGCTGGCTGGAAGAGGAAAAACCCTCCGTGCATGGTGAGCGGATCTTTCTCGAACCGGCCCATCTCCACGTGGTGTCCGCTTATTTGCCGGCCTGGAACACCAGTGAGCGGATATTAACTAATTGGGACGATATTGAAGCGTATTTGTCGGAGTGGCCAAAAGCCAAGGGATTGATCATTCTCGATTCCATCCACGAAGCCCAGCAGCTGGCGGCGGCGCTCCGGGAAAAGGGATACGATGTGGGGGAAGTGCACGGCTTGTCCGACCGCAGCCGGAGCCGGGAGGCCCTGGCCAAGCCCATTACCGTGGCCACCGCCACGGTGGAGGTGGGGGTGGATTTTCAGGGGGAGATCCGGAAGGATTTTCTCGTGTTCGAAGCGCGAAATGCCGGCAGTTTCATGCAGCGGTTGGGGCGGATCGGCCGGGGAAGCCGGTCCAATCCGGAGCCGCCCCTTCACGTGTGGGCTTACGTGCCGGGACATGTGGCCAATCAAATTCAGGACCGGGGAGATACGGAGATGACCCGGGCGGAGCTGGAAGAAATCGTTACGGCAGCATACCGGTACTATCAGGATTTTTCCCCTTACATTGAAAAGGTGGGGGGCATGAACCTGGTCCACGGGTATCATCTTCAGAAAAAGCATCACGTGGACCGGGAACAGTCCCCCGCCCTTAAGCAGATCCAAATCCTCGCCGAGCGCATGTACGGTTTGGGTTTTGAGGAACAGAACCGGCGGTATCGGGAGTGGAAACGGGAGAAACTGCTGGAGCCGGTGCTGAGTTTCCGCGGGCAAAACAATTTGGAGTTTCAGCTCTACGGATGGGATGAGGAAGAGGCGGAAACTTTTTATCCGGACCTTTGGTTTTGGGACGAAACCGCTCCCGATTTTCCCCTCAAGCGCTATGATTGCCATTTCGTTCTCCGGCGACGCCGGGTGCGGTTCGTGGATCAGGAAGCGATGAAACGGCGGGTGAAGGAGCACCTGTCCGGACCGGAACGGGAAGAGTACCTCGAAGCGCTTTCCCGGGACCGCGTGCTGGGGTATGCGGTGGCCATGGGCGTTCGGGACAAACCGGCGAAATTGGTATGGCGGCTTCCCGTCAAGGCGGGTCGATGTGCCGAACAATTGGTGCGCTTGGATCGACTGCGTCTGGAGTCGGACGATTCCGGATTGAATGAACAGCTGAATCTGTTGTTTCAGTCCATGGGTCGCACCTCCTGGATTGTGTACATTATTAAACGCTCCGTCGGCGAATTGACCGATCTCCTGCGCCTGCCGCCGATGTTCCGCCTCTATCCCGCCAAATCCCGGCAGGGTGCGGATTGGAGCATTGCCTTCAATTCCGAGGCTTTTCAACTGTGGAGTGTGTGGGAAAACGTCCGGAGCGAGGTGTTGTGA
- the cas2 gene encoding CRISPR-associated endonuclease Cas2, with the protein MKRVVCYDVVDDRRRNRIFKLLKDYGRRVQYSVFEVECDEKSWIQLEFRLSALLSEEDSLCVYTLCQSCTHRTFYRGNFTRWLMEDQNPIL; encoded by the coding sequence GTGAAACGGGTGGTTTGTTATGATGTTGTCGATGACCGCAGGAGAAATCGGATCTTCAAGTTGTTGAAGGATTACGGACGGCGGGTGCAATATTCCGTTTTTGAAGTGGAATGCGATGAGAAAAGCTGGATCCAGCTAGAGTTTCGCCTGTCGGCTTTGTTGTCGGAGGAAGATTCCCTCTGCGTGTATACGCTGTGTCAGTCTTGCACGCATCGCACCTTTTACAGAGGAAATTTCACCCGATGGTTGATGGAGGATCAAAATCCGATTCTGTAG
- the cas4 gene encoding CRISPR-associated protein Cas4, which translates to MDVLVEAHAINAYAYCPRRCYYEYVEGVFYHNVYTIHGKLLHEHVDRFGKEQRGERQLHRSLHLRSEKLGLSVRCDVIEEADGMIYPVEYKRGSQSGWENNHLQLCAQGMALEERIGKAVPFGYLFYYGSFRREKVALDEELREQTRQTIEAIRNLYGQEQPPAGIDDGHRCSKCSMVDYCLPQERGRLKGRVPWERFI; encoded by the coding sequence ATGGATGTCCTGGTGGAGGCTCATGCCATCAATGCCTATGCCTACTGTCCCCGGCGTTGTTACTACGAATATGTGGAAGGCGTGTTTTACCATAATGTGTATACCATCCACGGAAAACTGCTCCACGAACACGTTGATCGCTTCGGGAAGGAACAGCGGGGGGAACGGCAACTTCACCGTTCCCTCCACTTGCGATCGGAAAAGTTGGGACTTTCGGTGCGGTGTGATGTGATCGAGGAGGCGGACGGGATGATTTACCCCGTCGAATACAAGCGGGGAAGTCAATCGGGATGGGAGAACAATCACCTGCAGCTCTGCGCTCAGGGAATGGCTTTGGAGGAGCGGATCGGAAAAGCGGTTCCCTTCGGATATCTCTTCTACTACGGGTCCTTCCGCCGAGAGAAAGTGGCGCTGGATGAGGAACTGAGGGAACAAACCCGGCAAACCATCGAAGCCATCCGGAATCTCTACGGTCAGGAGCAGCCGCCTGCCGGAATTGATGACGGACATCGTTGTAGTAAGTGCAGTATGGTGGACTATTGCCTGCCGCAGGAACGAGGCCGCCTGAAGGGGAGAGTGCCATGGGAACGTTTTATTTGA
- the cas10d gene encoding type I-D CRISPR-associated protein Cas10d/Csc3 — translation MDLKSFSDRLLLAFQEMDLSETIAKSYNLENSSMSYKQGHNLLDQSMWDHIRTGVEACLALLSHLESVGFHPPEEELKVALIAFVLHDLHKDSAVEKKASSEYALSLEELERVAEELCRKVGTGLPPAAFLRAAGVSNFSPKLGDLGSLSNQYSWTGIRDWVKLMDQTASIIGIAECMEHQTIHSLEEKLRRVLPPKLTENLRIVYHRVQEMRGMVTTQLHNGMALLMKRYGYFPWLRFGDGTLYITFAGGELPDKDSLMEELTRLFFRSIKEADQVDWEKLFNRATLQCQTLAFLVNQTPGEFAWMFHELFMKPSSGSKTFPDKNFTASQLAAYGAGDLGELYRVFGVDPSFDEEFREKWFYTSRYLAALQRLIQRLEKISAVDALLQLADFLGLPGEDIANRVPGSLHSNNKRFDGAIWLAYRFLEGAEVDGKPARHLPIEDWRVAVRKKAAKFLDGKITPEKMMEIVDEELKIREDLQGYFREQLIVSWETARSLNLLDTKELLKKKTRSQKRICNLCNRKILSGSEPKVKAQVIQDNVNVFSNRILPKGWEPGKRGDVAALHWCGVCFFEFVLRQVFSMDSFSGGDQSRQIYLFAFPSFQITEEGLLDLQDDLKNFFGTIYVHRRGKVNHVWQDPWVEKQEALRKHLHDHFQLYSEYFEQEMEERGRPPSIGDVLKASPPGNVLLFTYDCYSSSLDRTREEAWLKALSAALSLHKLYGFRLWLTEKPFLMMSDVREVRYAIQLDAPPYKVARLLEVPERRGTTDFVVPIRQVNDLLNRLACIWEIHQTVNPLDFSKPTDKNVSSVLHQLDVHPMAGAHFFKRRLTEHSYVTDTFLRACRRIDQMRGGMEMELAREIALASLKLYKPDISQEGRAHRYENLFRLAVKGIKEGREKSEICGLLFKRLERLAKQPSGYVPRVEEKAIQEFVDLIYDRFYIDVCGGNIAKLNQRQNQLADGIFFETHLERLKEIRERQSAKNQTNGREPV, via the coding sequence TTGGATTTGAAGTCCTTCAGCGATCGTTTGCTCCTGGCCTTTCAGGAAATGGATCTGTCCGAGACCATTGCCAAGTCGTACAACCTGGAGAATTCGTCCATGTCGTATAAGCAAGGACACAATCTGTTGGACCAATCCATGTGGGACCACATCCGGACCGGGGTGGAGGCCTGTCTGGCTCTGCTGAGCCACCTTGAATCCGTCGGCTTTCATCCTCCCGAAGAAGAATTGAAGGTCGCCTTAATTGCCTTTGTGCTGCACGATCTGCACAAAGATTCGGCTGTTGAAAAAAAGGCGTCGAGCGAGTACGCCCTGTCGCTGGAAGAGCTGGAGCGGGTCGCAGAAGAACTCTGCCGGAAGGTGGGGACGGGACTGCCTCCTGCTGCATTTCTGCGGGCAGCGGGGGTTTCCAATTTTTCTCCCAAATTGGGGGACTTGGGCTCCTTGTCCAATCAATATTCCTGGACCGGTATTCGGGATTGGGTGAAGCTGATGGATCAGACCGCATCCATCATTGGCATCGCCGAATGCATGGAACACCAGACGATTCATTCCTTGGAAGAAAAGCTTCGGCGTGTGCTTCCTCCCAAACTGACGGAAAATCTGCGGATCGTCTATCACCGCGTCCAGGAGATGCGCGGCATGGTCACTACACAATTGCACAATGGCATGGCCCTTTTGATGAAACGCTACGGCTATTTCCCCTGGCTTCGCTTCGGAGACGGAACGCTGTACATCACCTTTGCCGGCGGGGAATTGCCGGACAAGGATTCGCTGATGGAAGAATTGACGCGCCTGTTTTTCCGTTCCATCAAAGAGGCGGATCAGGTGGATTGGGAAAAGCTGTTCAACCGGGCCACCTTGCAGTGTCAGACCTTGGCGTTTTTGGTAAATCAGACGCCCGGGGAATTTGCGTGGATGTTTCATGAGCTGTTTATGAAACCTTCTTCGGGAAGCAAGACTTTTCCGGACAAAAACTTCACCGCAAGCCAACTGGCTGCCTATGGAGCAGGGGATTTGGGGGAGCTTTATCGGGTCTTCGGTGTCGATCCTTCCTTCGATGAGGAGTTTCGGGAAAAGTGGTTCTACACCTCCCGGTATTTGGCGGCGCTTCAGCGCTTAATCCAGCGGCTGGAGAAAATCTCGGCGGTGGATGCGCTGCTTCAATTGGCGGATTTCCTCGGCCTTCCCGGCGAAGACATTGCAAACAGGGTTCCGGGCTCGTTGCACTCCAACAACAAACGGTTCGACGGAGCGATCTGGTTGGCTTATCGCTTCCTTGAGGGGGCCGAAGTGGATGGAAAACCGGCCCGCCATTTGCCGATCGAGGACTGGCGGGTGGCCGTGAGAAAGAAAGCGGCGAAATTTCTCGATGGAAAGATCACGCCCGAAAAAATGATGGAAATCGTTGATGAGGAATTAAAAATTCGGGAAGATTTGCAAGGCTACTTCCGGGAACAGCTGATCGTTTCCTGGGAGACCGCCCGCAGTCTGAATCTGCTGGATACGAAGGAGTTGCTCAAAAAGAAAACACGATCGCAAAAACGCATTTGTAATCTGTGCAACCGGAAAATTCTGTCGGGGAGCGAGCCCAAGGTGAAGGCTCAGGTGATCCAGGACAATGTCAATGTTTTCAGTAACCGAATTTTGCCGAAAGGATGGGAGCCTGGGAAACGGGGGGATGTGGCTGCTCTGCACTGGTGCGGCGTCTGCTTTTTTGAGTTTGTACTTCGGCAAGTGTTTTCCATGGATAGTTTTTCGGGAGGAGATCAGTCGCGGCAGATTTACCTGTTTGCCTTCCCGTCCTTTCAGATCACCGAAGAGGGACTGCTGGACCTGCAGGATGATCTGAAGAATTTCTTCGGGACCATCTATGTCCACCGCCGGGGCAAGGTAAATCACGTTTGGCAGGACCCTTGGGTGGAGAAACAGGAGGCGCTTCGGAAGCATCTGCACGATCATTTCCAATTGTACAGTGAGTATTTTGAGCAGGAGATGGAAGAACGGGGACGCCCGCCCAGCATCGGGGATGTGCTGAAGGCCAGTCCGCCCGGCAATGTGCTTTTGTTCACCTATGACTGTTACAGCAGTTCTCTGGATCGAACGCGGGAGGAGGCTTGGCTGAAGGCCCTGTCGGCGGCGCTTTCCCTTCACAAATTGTATGGTTTTCGCCTTTGGCTGACGGAAAAGCCCTTTTTGATGATGTCGGATGTGCGGGAGGTCCGGTATGCAATCCAGCTGGATGCTCCGCCCTACAAGGTGGCTCGGCTGTTGGAGGTCCCTGAACGGCGCGGCACGACGGATTTCGTCGTCCCGATCAGGCAGGTGAACGATCTGTTGAACCGCTTGGCCTGCATCTGGGAGATTCATCAAACGGTGAATCCCCTCGACTTTTCCAAACCGACGGACAAAAACGTATCTTCCGTTTTACACCAGCTGGATGTGCATCCGATGGCCGGAGCCCATTTCTTCAAGCGACGCTTGACGGAACATTCCTATGTGACGGATACCTTTTTGCGGGCTTGCCGCAGGATCGATCAAATGCGGGGAGGGATGGAGATGGAACTGGCCCGGGAAATCGCCTTGGCATCGCTCAAGCTGTACAAGCCCGATATTTCGCAGGAAGGTAGGGCCCACCGGTATGAAAACCTGTTCCGCTTGGCCGTCAAGGGCATCAAGGAAGGGAGGGAAAAAAGCGAGATATGCGGGCTGCTTTTCAAACGGCTGGAACGTTTGGCCAAACAACCCTCAGGATATGTGCCCCGTGTCGAAGAAAAGGCGATTCAGGAGTTTGTGGATCTGATCTATGACCGATTTTACATAGACGTGTGCGGCGGCAACATCGCCAAGCTGAACCAAAGGCAAAACCAGCTCGCCGACGGGATCTTTTTTGAGACCCATCTCGAGCGGCTGAAGGAGATTCGGGAAAGACAATCAGCGAAAAACCAAACCAACGGGAGGGAACCGGTATGA
- the cas1 gene encoding CRISPR-associated endonuclease Cas1: MGTFYLSEPHCFVRKESERLKIYKNRSLLREVRVQEYSRFFIHDSSTLTTDALMLMAEKGIDVVYFSGNRMVGRFVGPESRNVRLRIAQVQAHLSEETSLRIARNLVLAKLKNTRTSLQRFARRKELDFESVIGSLKQAMKQALQAKDLDELRGIEGMAAKRYFEAFPALIRDSGFSFDGRSRRPAKDPVNALLNYGYALLRAELTGALQAAGLDPYIGFLHRERYGRESLALDVMEEFRSILVDNLVVKVINQGMIQPDDFTFDLGEPRLKDSARKRFLQAFDRRRKDEVFHHLLQRKMSYREVFHKQAILLAKFLKGEMEDYYPFLAK; the protein is encoded by the coding sequence ATGGGAACGTTTTATTTGAGTGAACCCCACTGCTTTGTCCGGAAGGAATCGGAACGTCTCAAAATCTACAAGAACCGGTCCTTGCTCAGGGAGGTACGGGTTCAGGAATATTCCCGCTTTTTCATTCACGATTCCTCCACCTTGACCACCGATGCCCTGATGCTTATGGCCGAAAAGGGAATTGATGTGGTGTATTTTTCGGGAAACCGCATGGTCGGCCGGTTTGTCGGGCCGGAAAGTCGAAATGTTCGGTTAAGAATCGCCCAGGTCCAGGCTCATTTGTCGGAAGAGACGAGCTTGCGGATCGCGCGGAATCTGGTATTGGCCAAATTGAAAAACACCCGGACCAGTCTGCAGCGTTTTGCAAGGCGCAAGGAGCTGGACTTCGAGTCTGTGATTGGATCTTTGAAACAAGCGATGAAACAGGCGCTGCAGGCGAAAGATTTGGATGAATTGCGGGGTATCGAGGGGATGGCCGCCAAACGCTATTTTGAAGCGTTTCCAGCGTTAATCCGGGACAGCGGTTTTTCCTTCGACGGTCGTAGCCGGCGCCCGGCCAAAGATCCCGTCAACGCTCTGTTGAATTACGGCTACGCTTTGTTGCGGGCGGAACTGACGGGTGCCCTCCAGGCTGCGGGTCTGGATCCATATATCGGTTTTCTCCACCGCGAGCGGTACGGCCGGGAATCCTTGGCCCTTGATGTGATGGAAGAATTCCGTTCCATTCTGGTGGACAATCTGGTCGTTAAGGTGATCAACCAGGGAATGATTCAGCCCGATGATTTCACCTTCGATCTGGGGGAGCCGCGACTCAAAGATTCCGCCCGAAAGCGATTTTTGCAGGCCTTTGATCGCCGCAGGAAAGACGAAGTGTTCCATCATCTGCTGCAACGAAAAATGAGTTATCGGGAAGTGTTCCACAAGCAGGCCATTCTGCTTGCCAAATTCCTCAAAGGGGAGATGGAGGATTATTATCCTTTCTTGGCCAAATGA